A genomic stretch from Caloenas nicobarica isolate bCalNic1 chromosome 3, bCalNic1.hap1, whole genome shotgun sequence includes:
- the LOC135986913 gene encoding elongin-A-like: protein MKSPGKSQRAARDSARLSSGEHCVAARTAPSPAAPGPGRCTAYGAAGAATKGPRGPGTRPAAALVSRSGARAPPGADRRLPRSLNLYSVCLRIIETLKVLQNLDISLDILVETGIGKTVNSFRKHATAGNVAKTLVKQWKKLISPENKSGQRGRKQNTEKDRTKSSVSKEIKPSDESKATVLASRSSNSAPISKKLNKHHTCSEKTKQSRDSESQKECDSKECSRSGSKHASQGTTPQAKEGDFKDRTSTGTKKVSEKQRSSVAKKDLQPLKERPSKDASRQGNPKHVKKPKQKLVIKSEAKLSSDEEFEPPTMSFESYLNYDQVTKNRKRKACSTDEWPKSSSEQTKSSLPRKTSKFSLAKEGEEDLKSEGDQSETPNKKTKVASLQDLLNTPLPKFLTGISISSPSYAADFKASVAPVVEAPQQVSEMVQFTGRRLNSKMQVYSGSKTVCLSKMLTLYEQCIRVLQNNIDSLHEVGGVPFEILEPVLTRCKPEQLFRIEECNPMFIEESDHLWKKHCQRDFKNESLLEYESWREMYLRLFNQREEKLKMLTKNIISAQSEKPKGRQVKMAYMTSAAKPPRNIRRQQEIHGTAGPVSQLHPIEKCRRSRIPESRGRNNTSSSPIPASNSSSSSSSIVTQDGKKPIKKIAPIMKKTLKALKSRVGRR from the exons ATGAAGTCCCCGGGGAAAAGTCAGAGGGCGGCCCGGGACAGCGCTCGGCTCAGCTCGGGTGAGCACTGCGTGGCCGCCCGCACGGCGCcgagccccgcagccccggggccgggccgctgcACCGCCTATGGCGCGGCGGGCGCTGCTACAAAAGGGCCGCGGGGGCCAG GTACCCGCCCCGCGGCTGCGCTGGTTTCGCGGAGCGGGGCGCGGGCTCCACCCGGGGCCGACAGGAGGCTGCCCCGCTCTCTTAACCTGTACTCCGTATGTTTACGG ATTATAGAAACACTTAAGGTACTACAGAATTTGGATATATCACTGGATATTCTAGTG GAAACTGGCATAGGCAAAACAGTGAACAGTTTTAGGAAACATGCCACTGCTGGAAATGTAGCTAAAACCCTGgtaaaacaatggaaaaaacttatttctccagaaaataaaag TGgtcaaagaggaagaaaacaaaatactgaaaaagacAGGACAAAATCTTCTGTTTCCAAGGAGATTAAGCCTTCAGATGAGTCCAAAGCAACTGTACTGGCTTCCAGAAGTTCCAATAGCGCTCCCATTTCTAAAAAGTTGAATAAGCATCATACTTGTAGTGAAAAGACCAAGCAAAGTAGAGATTCTGAGTCTCAAAAAGAGTGTGATAGTAAAGAATGTAGCAGGAGTGGTTCTAAGCATGCTTCTCAGGGTACCACTCCCCAAGCTAAAGAAGGTGACTTCAAAGACAGAACCTCCACAGGCACCAAGaaagtttcagaaaagcagcGTTCCTCTGTAGCCAAGAAGGACTTACAACCCCTGAAGGAAAGGCCTAGTAAAGATGCTTCCAGACAGGGAAATCCTAAGCATgtgaagaaaccaaaacaaaaacttgtcATAAAAAGTGAAGCCAAATTATCTAGTGATGAGGAATTTGAGCCCCCTACTATGTCATTTGAGTCTTATCTTAATTATGACCAGGTTACcaaaaacagaaagaggaagGCTTGTTCTACAGATGAATGgccaaaaagcagcagtgaacaGACAAAGAGCTCATTACCACGGAAGACTTCAAAATTTTCTCTTGcaaaagagggagaggaagattTAAAAAGTGAGGGTGATCAATCAGAAACTCCCAATAAAAAG ACCAAGGTGGCATCCCTCCAAGATCTTCTTAACACTCCACTGCCTAAATTTCTGACGGGCATCTCGATCTCATCTCCCTCATATGCTGCAGACTTTAAAG CTTCCGTAGCACCTGTGGTAGAAGCCCCGCAGCAAGTCAGTGAGATGGTTCAATTCACAGGACGGAGACTGAACTCTAAAATGCAAGTTTACTCTGGCTCTAAAACAGTCTGTCTTTCAAAGATGCTTACACTGTATGAACAGTGCATCCGTGTGCTTCAAAATAATATTGATT CACTACATGAAGTAGGAGGTGTGCCCTTTGAAATTCTTGAGCCTGTACTAACACGTTGCAAACCAGAGCAATTGTTTCGAATAGAGGAATGTAATCCG ATGTTTATAGAAGAGTCTGACCACTTGTGGAAGAAACACTGCCAGAGAGATTTTAAAAACGAGAGCCTCCTGGAATATGAGTCTTGGCGTGAAATGTACTTGAGACTGTTTaatcagagagaagaaaaactgaagatgcttacaaaaaatattatttcagctCAGTCTGAGAAACCAAAAG GCAGACAAGTAAAAATGGCTTATATGACCAGTGCAGCAAAACCACCCAGGAACATTCGCCGACAGCAAGAAATCCACGGGACAGCAGGACCTGTCTCGCAACTTCATCCCATAGAGAAGTGCAG